The stretch of DNA GTTGGTTATCACCTATATTCCTAATTATTCTAGGGTGATATTAGCTCAATTGCTCGCGTTGGTTCAGGATCAGCATGTCGTAGCGTCATGGGAGGCTTTGTGAGATGGCATATGGGCACCAAACCTAATGGAATTGATAGTATAGCAAAACAAATTGTGCCTGCCTCCCATTGGCCAGACATGAGAATCTTAATATTAGTTGTACGTACTATTCCGTAATCCCTACTTCAAATTCATTCACAGAACATGTATTAATGATTTCTATATATTTCTGTAGGTAAATGACGCAAAAAAGAAAGTTTCCAGCGCGATCGGAATGAGGAGGGGGATGGAGACGTCTGAGCTTTTAAATTATAGAGTAAAACACATTGTCCCTGAAAGAACAAATAGAATGCAGCAGGCAATAATTGAGAAAGACTTCAACACGTTTGCTGAACTCACAATGAAAGATTCTAATCAAATGCATGCAGTGGTTCTGGACACTTATCCACCATGTACCTATATGAATGACATTTCCCATGCAGTTGTGGAGCTTATTCATTCTTATAATGATGCTGTTGATAGTGTAAAGGTATTCATAATTATCAACTTTTAAGATTTACTACAGGATTACAGCTTTGATGAAGCAAGTATAATTATTTCTCAAATAATACTTATTGCAGGTTGCATATACGTATGATGCTGGGCCAAATGCAACTTTGTATCTTTTGGAAAAGGATGTACCAGCAATAATAGGAGTACTGGATCACTTTTTCCCACCATTAAAAGATACTCTGGTGGAGTACAGAAAAGGATTACCTATTGAAACAGTGAAACCTTCACAAGTACATTTCGTAGCTATTATAGTAAATTATGTATCATCTCATACGTATGGAggtaaataattatatttggATTTATTTTAGGACCTACTAAATAAAATCAGTATTCAGAGACATGCCCCAGGATGTTTCAAGTATATTATTTATACTAGAGTTGGAGATGGACCTAAATATCTGAAAGATCCTAAAGATCATCTTTTAAATGCTCAAGGATTGCCTATTAATCAAGCCTAAGTCTTCCACAGTATTAGGAATATTTGTGATATATTTAATAAAGAAATTCTGGTGTTGTTAtttattgtataataaaatgCAATGGGCTACTTACTAACTTTTTATCTATTTCTTGTTTATCTTATCTGTTAGAATGATAGCtaaaacgagaataattgcaaatacatATCATAAAATGATATGAacttaaatttcaattttcactTAATTTTGTGTGGTAATATTGTCTCTGCATATCTGTTTCCTCAATTCATACATTACTGATAGTAAAAATTTTCTAGTTCCATACTTCGTATTATAGGTTACATGTAACGTGAGTTGCAAAATGTTGTAAGTGAACTCTACTTGCTGAGAAGGGATATTCAAAAAAGATTAGTGATATTTTGCAATAAGagctaaatattaaattataataattcaaGAATTTTAAGTGGAGGAATCTAAAGTACAGAACTGAAACAATGTCACGCGGTGTCGAGACTATTAAAGCTGTTTTAAATAATATTGTTAAAATACCGAATTTTGGACAGTGCATGAGAAAAGTAAATTTCCGATATATTCGATTCCCTTTTTATGGCCTAATTCATAAATAATCACACAACTTGGTTTAGTTAAGCTTTATTAAAGTAGAATAACTAACCTTTGAAGATTGTTCTTAGATCATTTTTCCTTTTTAAATAGCTTGAAATAATCTCAGCTGGAAATGGGAATTGCAAAGCACAATTTGTGGTATCTGAGGAACATTTAAATTTAGGAGGAACTATGCATGGTGGTTTTACAAGTACTCTTATTGATTGTGTCTCTACCTATGCTGTAATGACTCATGGAACTGGTGTACCAGGGGTTTCAGTAAATTTGAATGTCTCGTACGAACATTTTATCTTATCTTCATTTATATTTGTGTATAAGTAGTATACATATAACAACAATTAATGTACAGGTTTATGAAACCTGCATTTCCTGGTGAGTTGGTGACGGTTGATGCCAAAACGGTACGTGCTGGAAAAACATTAGCTTTCCTTGCAGTGGATATTACGAAGAACAATGGGAAGGATATAATTGCTCATGGTCAACACACAAAATTTATAGCAACATGAAATAGCATTACATATCACTAGTAGCTACTGAGCATAGAATAATTTTAATTGAATACTGATATACCATGTGCCATATTGTAATATGTGTGGAAAAAACTGTACAAGTAATAGATCTATTGATCATTTTTTTGTAAACAAGAATAATTCATTGTATGGCATAGTACTTATTAACAAATCAATGTCTTACAATGTTAGTAAGCACTGTATACAATATATTAAATTATGTAATGATACATTTGTTAAAGTGATATGTAAATTGTAAATATCTTGCATTACTATCTGAAAAATACACAAAATGCTACACAAAAGAGAGATTAAAGAATTATTACAAAACTGCATTTCTTTGTGTTTCTAtaacataaatatttttatctaaATTGACGCTAAAATGTACTTGCGTTTTGCACTACAGAAGCGATGTCTAATTCTTTGTCGCCCAAAAATGCTTCCCGCTTCATCTGAATAAGTAACAGATCAATTATAAATTTTTACTTTCATCTTGTTTAGAGTACCTTTAAGGTATTGAAATATGAGACTAGAGATGCGACAATCTAAATGACGAATCAAGTCCAGGAGCGGACAACAAAGAATCAATTTCCTACGGTTCATGTGGTATGTACAATAATAAATGCGCAAAGTTAATGAACTTTCGAGACAAAAGCGATTACAAGCGAATAGAAATGGACAGAAAGCCTATTTCCTCCACACTGCTACTTCGATTTCTTCATATCCTCTAAGAGTGACCTCAATTCCTCTATTCTATGAGACAAGGATTCAGCAAGTTCCCTAATTTTTCTAGACTCATGCTTCGTCTCCTCGATCGTCCTCTCTAAATACTCGATTCTTTCAGTGGGATCTCGCGATACAACATCCTTAATCATTAAATTATTTTGCTGTGGCAAGTATTTGGCTGCACTGCGCCTGAAACGCGAGATCGTATTGCTGTGATCCTCGCAACCATCACAGCAATCTGACCACACTCTTAAGTCCACGTACGGTAACTCGTCACAGGTGACGAATCTATTGTCACCCTCTGGCAAGAGAAATACATTCGGCTGAACTCGATTAATATTATCACCATTATCGCAGAGAATCCTCGCCAAACTGGTCTGCCGAATTTGAGCCAGTTGTTCAGGCTTGAAACTCGTAGGACTCTCGTACCAGAACCTGTCTCCGTTCCTAGTACGCCTGAACTGCTCTAATAAAAGACATTTAAAGAGTGGCCCTACTTTAGCATTGGGTAGCTGGTCCTCGAGAACTCCGCCTACCCAGACGTCTATATTTCCAGGATGACCATACAATTCCCTCAACTTCTGTCTGACCTTAGCGCTGCTGATCTCACCAGCCAAGTCTTCAAAGGTCTCTATATGTGACATATTGCAGAATCGTCGCCATTCTAAGTACCCTGGCAAAGCATGATCCCTTCCTCGTTGAATGTTCATCGCTGCCAGATCCAAAGCTACCGCGTGCGCTGTGCGGAACAGCTGTTCTGTTAACTCAGTATTCAAGTTCTGTTCTGGTAACTTCAGCTTAGCAGCAGTGGCGAACATTCCTCTCATCAAGGGATCCACTCCACCCTCCTCGACTAAACGCCAGGGCGAGAAGAAAGCGTCCCTTAGTAGCAGGGGACCGTGGGGTATCGATTGGAAAGACTCGTTCAGACGCTCCAATCGAGGCTGGATCAATGTGTGCCCGAATCTGAGAGCAGCAGTTGCGAAAACGTTTGATATACTAGCATCCAAGTTAGGGTCATAGCCAGAATAGTGGCCAAGAAGCTCGTCAGCTGTGCCTCCGAAAACATAAGGCATCCAATGTTGATAAGTAATATGCTGCATCTCAGCACCGACGATTTTTCTAGCTTCTTGGAAGATCTTCTCACCGTTCCAGTGTGGATTCATCTCTCTGAAAAGACGAGCTATACGATTATGCTCTCGTAGCCATATCGTATGCATCGCTAAGAGAGCCACTTGCTCGTTGGCTCGAATATCTCCCGCTACGAAACAGTTAATTGAGCTTTCCAGAGGATTCCTCCTGCAATCCACAAACTGACCAGAGGCATACGGCAGGAGTGGTTTGTGGCCAGGAATGGTTGGGCCTTCCCGCAGTAAGCCATGATCTGTTGAGAAATCGCGTAAATCTCTAGCCAAGTCGTCGTCGTAGCCATACACCTGGGAGGCATCTAGGTAACTAGTAAGCTGATTCAGTTGTTCACGAGGAGTGAAGCTGTTCCACAATACGCTCGTCATCCCAGAACCACAAACAGCGCTTGTTCTGATAAAATCGATGCATCTTCTGTTGTTTATTCGAGGATCCCCGGGTGGAACTTCCATGGGGAAACAGGGGGCAGCATTGTCGCAAGATTTCTTGCAGTCTATGCCATCCCAGGATTCGCTAGACACAGCAGGCAAGGCGTGATCCAGATCGTGGTCCAAGAATTGCCCCCATTGCATCACCATGTGGGTGATCCTGTCGTCAGAGGTTACAGTATGCGTTGAAACTAGAGTCGTCGAGATCAGTCGCGCTGCTGGCTTTGGGAACCCATAGTAACGACGTCCCTTCTCCCAGCCAACTGGCGAGGAGATCCCATTCTCATAGATGGGCTGCAGGTTTCTGCGAAATCCGGTGTAAGAGGAACCCCACGTGGGATGTTGTAGATTGTTGCAACTACCATCTATGCTGCGGTACTTCGTGTGGTAACACATGTTTGTACAGTTCTGGCGATGTCTGTGGCCAGTGCAACCGGAGAGCCTTTCAATCTCTCGAACCTATATTAGaaaatttatgaatattttatacttcaacaTCAACCTAGTTGCATTCAAATACCTGTTCCGGCGTCAGGATTTCCTCATATCGGAACTCAGCAGTGGCGTTCGCCGAGATACCAGCATTCACCATGCGTCGAATGTTAACAAGCGTTCTTTCAAAGATTTCTGCTGGCCTGGCTGCAGCACGGCCAACAGCATCGGGGAAACGTGCAAGCCTGAATGGATTAACTCGTTGAGACCTGTTGCCACTGAAGAGGTTCATTAATGTATTGTTAATGGCGCGATCGATTTCGTCTCTGGCATCCTTGAAGGCTCTTATCACTAAGACATCTGTCGCCTCAGGTTGGCGAACACGCAACAGGGCTTGGGCTGTCGCGCGACCGTACTCGTTTACAGCTGAACACTCATACCTGTGTATAAAATGTCTCTTTAACTAACCGATACGCGTGACACTAAGTTGATCAAATTAAAGTCATTATGTTCCTTTTGCCTCACCTTCCAGTGTCCGCAGCGGTAACGTTATAAAGATACAAGCTTCCTCCACGCGATATTTTCACCCTGTCCCCTTCCACAGCGGTGCCGTCTTTCTTCCACTGTATTACTGGTTTGGGGACACCCTCCACCCTACAGGGTACTTCGATAATGGCTCCAGGTTCCACCTCCATATCGTGAGGCTCGTACGTCATCCTAGGTGGACTGTAGGCCGCGTCGACGACCTTCAAATCCGCGCTGGTTTCCGCGTATCCATTTGAATTCCTCGCTCTGCAGACGTACCTCGCCGAGTCAGATTCTTTTGCAGTGAGGATACGAAGCACGTTCCCGCCATCCTCTATCGCGATACGACCACCCACGCTCAACTGCTGGTTGTCTCGCCACCACTGGATCTTTGGCGTGGGTCGGCCGTCGACTCTGCAGGTCAAGGAGACGTCTGTGCCCACCTGTACAGTCTGGGACTCGGGCAACTGGGTGAATTTCAGCGAGGGGGGGACCGAGATCACGGCCCTAGCGCTTCTGGATTTCGTGGAACCCATTTCGCTCTTAGCCAAGCATTCATATTCGCCAGTGTCCTGCTCGGTCGCATCGGTTATCACAAGAGTTCCATCGTCTTGGATAATGTAACGATCCCCGTCGGGAGACACTTCGTTCGAGTCTCTCATCCACTTGATCTCTGGCGTTGGGTTGCCTACCACCTCGCAGGTGAAGGTGATAGTGCCGCCAATCCTGACTTCCACGTCCTGGGGACCAGTCATTATTCGCGGTGTAGCTGAAAGAGGATGTTGTAAGAATTAGCATCtagtacttttttatttttctgttaGTTTAGCTTATGATACTCGAGACCTTTTACTTATCATGCCAAtgtaagcaggaataattaatgGGGTTCTGCCTTTCCCCTCGAATATGGAAAGGAAACGGGCAAGCTACTTAAGGCTGTTTCACGCATTGATGAGTTTACGACGAACCGTAATATCGGTCTGTCAGTTTGTCTTAGTCACGGTGGAAGTGATAGAATAACTAATAGGTGGAAGTGCTGGTTAATTCATATACGACCAGACTTGAACTTAGCGCGGCTTCATATAGTAAAGGACAAAGCTAATGAAAATAGTTGACAAATGAAAGAATAAACTCAACAGCAATGAAAATCATCTGGAGACATCGCCGTCAGCGATCGCCCCCTCATTTCATCCGGAGCCTCGCACACAGCAGCCATCTCCGAGGGTTTGTTCTGCAGCCTATGCACCAGCCAGACAAGATTGCAATCGCATATCAGGGAATTGCTATCGAGTCGAAGTCGCGTCATCGGGCCCACGTTGTGGAACGCGTCTGCAGGCAGGTGATGGAGCATGTTATTGTGCAGAAACAGCCTCTCCAAAGCAGGGAGATCATTGAACGTGCCCTTCTTGATCTCTCGCAGGTGGTTGAAGTGCAAATACAACTGCTCCAATTTCGGCAGGCCAGCGAATGCATCTGGGGATATGTGTTCTATGCGGTTCTTGTACAAATAGAGGATCCTCAGGTTCGGTGCACCCTCGAAGGTCCTAGGCAAGAGGTGCCTGATGCGATTGTCGTTCAACAGGAGCGTGTGCAGCTCGTAGAGGCCATGGAAGGCGCCTGGTCGCAGTTCTGCTATGTTGTTGAATCGTAGATCCctggaaaattgaatttttatgaatatGAGCTCTGGACTGGTACAATCATATTTGTTAAAATTTTTAAGAAGGACCAGTTTAGATAAACGCTTCTTCCATAGAAGACAGGCTGAAGTTGAAGTCTGACCTGGGTTTGCTATTCAAATCTTCTCAATTATCCACGTAAAGAGAATGAAGCTAGTCGTAGTCCACCGATTACGCTCAAGTATCGTTCGTGGGTCGAGTTTTACGTTCCTCTCTCAATTGAGCAAGAACCAACTCTGCGTGTCTATCGATCGTGGCATAATCGGCCAGATACACGGATCGTACGCGACGAGGAGTGGAATATAAAGCAAGGAGATAATCGTCGGGACctggtttcaatttttattcaaaaGGTCGCTCGGTTTGAACGGCTCGTGGCGTCAGCGACGAGGAAATAGATTTTCAGAGGCGTGCGCCTCTTTAAAGAAACAATGATGGCCGAAGCAGGCCATTACACGGTTCGCCGCTGGAAAGATCGTCGGAGTCATAAAGCGCAAAGCTCTTAATTAACGATTTTACTCGACTCGTTGCGCATTATATCTCCTCCCCTCTAAATTGCCAGGGCGAGTTCTCGGTTCGACGCGTCGGTATTTTAACCTCTTTATCGCTTCAGCGATCTCTCAACGGCCCAGTCGAGATGGAGGAGGGAAATGGGAGCGGAGGACGAAAATTTCGCGATTTTCACGACACTATTGTGGAACAAGAATCTTTACTTGTTCTAAcctcatttttcattttatcgaATGCCATGAATTTTTTAGGTTATGTAAAGGGATAAGTATCCAGGCATAGTTATGTATCGTAAAATTTATAGTTTAGGTTTAGGAAACGTCGATCCTTCACTACATAGGTAATAAAATATCTTCAAAATATTCCGATTAGTAAATAGGTACAAATAAAAAAGAGAACAAAATCAGATcttctaatttctgaaaaaattAAAGATAACCAAAATGAAGGTTTGGTTAAAACATTTTCATCGAATTAAATTTCAGTAAAGTATATTACAATGTGTAATTTACATACAGTAGAGTTCTTTCGTGCTGAAACGTGATATAATTTTAGAGAATGAGAAAATACGTGGTAGAGATTACGAGCCTCGGGTGTTACACATAATTCGAGACCCCGAGGATCCTTCAAAATGATGAAATGAGCAGTCTCCCGATCGTCGAGGATACGCCTATTATGGATATTGACCCGAATATCGAGTATCCTTAAGCCGCTGCCTCAGCTTCATTGAATAAATACACCTTTGTTAAATTGCCGATATTCCTGCGAGATAGGCTGCCTTGATGCAACCACTGATCTTTGAACAATCGCACAGTATCAGTAAAAATGGTATCAATGGTTACACAAGCATATTTATTACGCGATACGAGTGTTTAAAAATGATTAGATTCCTTCATATGACTATATTTATAGCAATGACAAAATTTCCATTGCAGCAATTTTTGTGATCATAATTTTATAAGAAGACACTTAAAGGGTATTCATAATGGAAGTGTAAAAATAGCAGATCAGATCTGCAAAATGTAGCAACACCATATAAGGATATATCTCTGAACCACAAGCACAGAAATGATCCAACCGTGTGACATCATCGCGATCTGGAACTTCTGCTGAATGTAAATCGGAAACGTGAAGAAAATTTGATGTTTCTAATCCAGATATTTGACTTAGAAATTAAGGCACGTTCACATCAGCTGACGAAACATCACGGCACTCATATTGAACTCTTTGCTCAAAGTCTATTGAGAGTCCATTTACTGAAAATACCTCTCCACTTTGAAAAATGTTACTTCATCTAAAAGTAGTCTAGCCTTCTATCTATCATGCTTCAAAGATAAAAGTCACTAGTGCCTATAACGAATCCCACAAGTAGCCTCTGTTAACGAAAACATTCCTCATAGGTACCATGACCCCAGCAAACCATTATTCAAGACTCCACCCTTCTcctcaaaatacaaaatatttccACCGAGTTCTAGAAAAGTACTACCAACGATTCTTATCGCCAATTATTAACAGGACGCAATGCCCTACTTATCCCAATTGAGAAACTTCAAGTTAACCACTCTCCAGGTCAACAAACGAAACTTTTCCCCATTATTCCCAGTAGTAGGTCCCAGGCATTTTTCATTATACCTCGCGAAGTATTGTGCCACGAAAAATTGCGGCGAGGGGCACGCCGCAGTGTGGCAACAATCGAATCATAATTCAATCTCCGCGAGCTTAATGAATACATGGAGCTCGGTAACGAACAGTAATTTTATTCATATACCGAGTTTAGATCCTTTCAGCGGGTATCTGGCATTGAAATAGCTCGAGGCAGCCAGAGAGTTCCTTTGGTCTGATTTTTACGAGGAAGCTCCAAGAGCACCCTTTGTCCGTGGCAAGCATAAACAAAGAACGCGGTACCATGAGCGCAAAGGCTAAAGGTTGGCGAGAGGAGGACGGCAGGGAGCAGAGGATAGCAGGCGAATCTGCCGTGAAAATAGAAACTGGTAGAATGTAAACT from Calliopsis andreniformis isolate RMS-2024a chromosome 2, iyCalAndr_principal, whole genome shotgun sequence encodes:
- the Mvd gene encoding mevalonate diphosphate decarboxylase isoform X2, whose protein sequence is MNTVTCIAPVNIAVIKYWGKRDETLILPANDSISATLDTDQLCAKTTVMASPHFKQDRIWLNGKEEDARNPRLQNCLEEIRKCAGHSNSLSQWKIHICSENNFPTAAGLASSAAGYACLVAALAKLFKVEGDISSIARVGSGSACRSVMGGFVRWHMGTKPNGIDSIAKQIVPASHWPDMRILILVVNDAKKKVSSAIGMRRGMETSELLNYRVKHIVPERTNRMQQAIIEKDFNTFAELTMKDSNQMHAVVLDTYPPCTYMNDISHAVVELIHSYNDAVDSVKVAYTYDAGPNATLYLLEKDVPAIIGVLDHFFPPLKDTLVEYRKGLPIETVKPSQDLLNKISIQRHAPGCFKYIIYTRVGDGPKYLKDPKDHLLNAQGLPINQA
- the Mvd gene encoding mevalonate diphosphate decarboxylase isoform X1 gives rise to the protein MEKDARNPRLQNCLEEIRKCAGHSNSLSQWKIHICSENNFPTAAGLASSAAGYACLVAALAKLFKVEGDISSIARVGSGSACRSVMGGFVRWHMGTKPNGIDSIAKQIVPASHWPDMRILILVVNDAKKKVSSAIGMRRGMETSELLNYRVKHIVPERTNRMQQAIIEKDFNTFAELTMKDSNQMHAVVLDTYPPCTYMNDISHAVVELIHSYNDAVDSVKVAYTYDAGPNATLYLLEKDVPAIIGVLDHFFPPLKDTLVEYRKGLPIETVKPSQDLLNKISIQRHAPGCFKYIIYTRVGDGPKYLKDPKDHLLNAQGLPINQA
- the LOC143188292 gene encoding acyl-coenzyme A thioesterase 13, encoding MSRGVETIKAVLNNIVKIPNFGQCMRKLEIISAGNGNCKAQFVVSEEHLNLGGTMHGGFTSTLIDCVSTYAVMTHGTGVPGVSVNLNVSFMKPAFPGELVTVDAKTVRAGKTLAFLAVDITKNNGKDIIAHGQHTKFIAT
- the Pxn gene encoding peroxidasin, encoding MRLSLGVFCWTLLLLGVSSATEPRQIGRTECPHKCMCFVNIVRCMFQKLSRVPKVPANTTVLDLRFNNIAELRPGAFHGLYELHTLLLNDNRIRHLLPRTFEGAPNLRILYLYKNRIEHISPDAFAGLPKLEQLYLHFNHLREIKKGTFNDLPALERLFLHNNMLHHLPADAFHNVGPMTRLRLDSNSLICDCNLVWLVHRLQNKPSEMAAVCEAPDEMRGRSLTAMSPDDFHCSTPRIMTGPQDVEVRIGGTITFTCEVVGNPTPEIKWMRDSNEVSPDGDRYIIQDDGTLVITDATEQDTGEYECLAKSEMGSTKSRSARAVISVPPSLKFTQLPESQTVQVGTDVSLTCRVDGRPTPKIQWWRDNQQLSVGGRIAIEDGGNVLRILTAKESDSARYVCRARNSNGYAETSADLKVVDAAYSPPRMTYEPHDMEVEPGAIIEVPCRVEGVPKPVIQWKKDGTAVEGDRVKISRGGSLYLYNVTAADTGRYECSAVNEYGRATAQALLRVRQPEATDVLVIRAFKDARDEIDRAINNTLMNLFSGNRSQRVNPFRLARFPDAVGRAAARPAEIFERTLVNIRRMVNAGISANATAEFRYEEILTPEQVREIERLSGCTGHRHRQNCTNMCYHTKYRSIDGSCNNLQHPTWGSSYTGFRRNLQPIYENGISSPVGWEKGRRYYGFPKPAARLISTTLVSTHTVTSDDRITHMVMQWGQFLDHDLDHALPAVSSESWDGIDCKKSCDNAAPCFPMEVPPGDPRINNRRCIDFIRTSAVCGSGMTSVLWNSFTPREQLNQLTSYLDASQVYGYDDDLARDLRDFSTDHGLLREGPTIPGHKPLLPYASGQFVDCRRNPLESSINCFVAGDIRANEQVALLAMHTIWLREHNRIARLFREMNPHWNGEKIFQEARKIVGAEMQHITYQHWMPYVFGGTADELLGHYSGYDPNLDASISNVFATAALRFGHTLIQPRLERLNESFQSIPHGPLLLRDAFFSPWRLVEEGGVDPLMRGMFATAAKLKLPEQNLNTELTEQLFRTAHAVALDLAAMNIQRGRDHALPGYLEWRRFCNMSHIETFEDLAGEISSAKVRQKLRELYGHPGNIDVWVGGVLEDQLPNAKVGPLFKCLLLEQFRRTRNGDRFWYESPTSFKPEQLAQIRQTSLARILCDNGDNINRVQPNVFLLPEGDNRFVTCDELPYVDLRVWSDCCDGCEDHSNTISRFRRSAAKYLPQQNNLMIKDVVSRDPTERIEYLERTIEETKHESRKIRELAESLSHRIEELRSLLEDMKKSK